A part of Micromonospora chersina genomic DNA contains:
- a CDS encoding SDR family oxidoreductase yields MTADNITETGQHGIDRERLETCLSVFEALEDLPPDHPDVVRVQRATAKLYKVIKQRRRQGRRDAIVAADRAVTAATATGAPGRIDDETQGIPLASPTAGATAGFLHNPRGCYVCKQRYREVDAFYHQLCPPCAALNRERRNARTDLTGRRALLTGGRAKIGMYIALRLLRDGAHTTVTTRFPHDAVRRFAAMPDSGDWLHRLRIVGIDLRDPAQVIALADSVSAQGPLDILINNAAQTVRRTPGAYAQLVAAEAAALPDGPLPELITFAKPAGQGDPASLIASPQSTPVTPQALTALALTSGSASPERIAAATAIDAGGLVPDLDPVNSWVQRVHEVDPVELLEVQLCNVTAPFVLVSRLRPAMAAATARRKYVVNVSAMEGQFARGYKGPGHPHTNMAKAALNMLTRTSAQEMLADGILMTSVDTGWITDERPHPTKMRLADAGFHAPLDLVDGAARVYDPIVRGEQGEDLYGCFLKDYAPCAW; encoded by the coding sequence ATGACGGCGGACAACATCACCGAAACCGGTCAACACGGCATTGACCGCGAACGGCTGGAGACCTGTCTCAGCGTCTTCGAGGCGTTGGAGGATCTGCCTCCCGATCACCCCGACGTGGTGCGGGTGCAACGGGCCACCGCGAAGCTCTACAAGGTGATCAAGCAGCGACGACGCCAGGGACGGCGGGATGCCATCGTGGCGGCCGACCGCGCGGTGACGGCGGCCACCGCCACCGGCGCCCCGGGCCGGATCGACGACGAGACCCAGGGCATCCCGCTCGCCTCCCCCACCGCCGGTGCCACGGCCGGCTTCCTGCACAATCCGCGCGGCTGCTACGTCTGCAAGCAGCGTTACCGCGAGGTGGACGCCTTCTACCATCAGCTCTGCCCGCCCTGCGCCGCGCTCAACCGGGAGCGTCGGAACGCCCGCACCGACCTCACTGGCCGGCGTGCGCTGCTCACCGGCGGCCGAGCCAAGATCGGCATGTACATCGCGCTGCGACTGCTGCGCGACGGCGCGCACACCACGGTAACCACCCGGTTCCCGCACGACGCGGTCCGACGATTCGCCGCGATGCCGGACAGCGGGGACTGGCTGCACCGCCTGCGGATCGTCGGGATCGACCTGCGCGACCCCGCCCAGGTGATCGCCCTCGCCGACTCGGTCAGCGCTCAGGGACCACTCGACATCCTGATCAACAATGCGGCGCAGACCGTCCGCCGCACGCCAGGGGCATACGCGCAGCTCGTCGCCGCGGAGGCGGCGGCCCTGCCGGACGGCCCCTTGCCGGAGCTGATCACGTTCGCCAAACCTGCCGGCCAGGGCGACCCGGCGAGCCTGATCGCCTCGCCGCAGTCGACCCCGGTCACCCCACAGGCGCTCACCGCGCTGGCCCTGACCAGCGGCTCCGCCTCGCCGGAACGGATCGCTGCGGCCACCGCCATCGACGCCGGCGGTCTGGTCCCGGACCTCGACCCGGTCAACAGCTGGGTGCAGCGGGTGCACGAGGTGGACCCGGTCGAGCTGCTCGAAGTGCAGCTGTGCAACGTGACCGCGCCGTTCGTGCTGGTCAGCCGACTGCGACCGGCGATGGCCGCAGCGACCGCCCGCCGTAAGTACGTGGTGAACGTATCGGCGATGGAAGGCCAGTTCGCCCGCGGCTACAAGGGGCCGGGGCACCCGCACACCAACATGGCCAAGGCCGCGCTGAACATGCTGACCCGGACCAGCGCCCAGGAGATGCTGGCCGACGGCATCCTGATGACCAGCGTCGACACCGGCTGGATCACCGACGAGCGGCCCCACCCGACGAAGATGCGGCTGGCGGACGCGGGCTTCCACGCCCCGCTGGACCTGGTCGACGGCGCGGCCCGGGTCTACGACCCGATCGTCCGCGGCGAACAGGGCGAAGACCTGTACGGCTGCTTCCTGAAGGACTACGCGCCCTGCGCCTGGTGA
- a CDS encoding VOC family protein: MATFWTLGCDAYDPQRIAAFWALALGYVKESGFDELDNASIVDPDGRGPAISFLKVPEGKSSKNRMHIDVRVAGPGPWDMVERARLIRQKVPELVAAGATVIREVWHGDVLGHVVMQDPEGNEFCVA, encoded by the coding sequence ATGGCGACTTTCTGGACCTTGGGATGCGATGCCTACGATCCGCAACGGATCGCTGCTTTCTGGGCGCTGGCCCTCGGCTATGTCAAGGAGTCTGGCTTCGACGAGCTCGATAACGCGTCCATCGTCGACCCGGATGGCCGGGGCCCCGCCATTAGTTTCCTGAAGGTGCCCGAGGGCAAGTCCAGCAAGAACCGCATGCATATCGATGTTCGGGTGGCCGGTCCAGGTCCCTGGGACATGGTCGAGCGCGCCCGACTGATCCGGCAGAAGGTCCCCGAGTTGGTCGCCGCCGGCGCGACGGTGATCCGCGAGGTGTGGCACGGCGACGTGCTCGGCCACGTCGTCATGCAGGACCCCGAGGGCAACGAGTTCTGCGTCGCTTGA
- a CDS encoding LamG domain-containing protein, which yields MTNNSSIFNPAQGPARRAALRLAVALTAALLPLAAATTADAKPRVTTTLDRPSPATAKWFLEAYPGISQAQGLADQQPALGGDTPLTGANIAWQDDARFVGGQTVAFDGTSSYLSTSPSALNTAGTFSVAAWVRLTDTSVSRVFASKASAGQATLSLGYDKASNRWQVQMPSKTGKGAKFSIARSTSAPQVGLWTHLAVVHDATAQTLTLWVDGVAEATVSNVTAVNDPSGEVRLGRGDTAWWQGNLADVRVYDRVLVGQDFTGWFADDPASGGFNEPGLLRPWQVGGWNFEAATPCYEENLDPTLCSAPDSTAFGRQLALTQGSFIDSGHRDLALTLDDTHWIDDPSDPHYGEATREYARTQHNVGEDWNPVWQDGPVLRTDQSFTVATWVRLDPARGAQTVISQDDTDHSAFRLGYEPDNGGQWVFGVAAGADGAATTYATTPATGVDQWHHLVAVVDATHRQVRLYVDGTSAGAAGLNAAWQPRQAPGALLVGRSTTPAGPDGWLYGQVDDLGVYQGKLSDADVQRLFTEQKV from the coding sequence ATGACTAACAACAGCTCCATCTTCAACCCTGCCCAGGGCCCGGCCCGCAGGGCCGCGTTGCGCCTGGCCGTGGCCCTCACCGCAGCCCTGCTGCCCCTTGCCGCAGCTACCACCGCGGACGCGAAGCCCCGCGTCACCACCACCCTCGACCGGCCGTCGCCGGCGACGGCGAAGTGGTTCCTGGAGGCCTACCCGGGGATAAGCCAGGCGCAGGGACTCGCCGACCAGCAGCCCGCGCTCGGCGGCGACACCCCGCTGACCGGCGCGAACATCGCCTGGCAGGACGACGCCCGGTTCGTCGGCGGCCAGACGGTCGCCTTCGACGGAACGTCGTCGTACCTGTCGACATCGCCCTCGGCTCTCAACACTGCGGGGACCTTCTCAGTCGCGGCCTGGGTAAGGCTCACCGACACCTCCGTCAGCCGCGTCTTCGCCAGCAAGGCCAGCGCCGGCCAGGCCACCCTCTCCCTTGGCTACGACAAGGCGAGCAACCGGTGGCAGGTCCAGATGCCGTCCAAGACCGGCAAGGGCGCCAAGTTCTCCATCGCCCGGTCGACCTCCGCGCCGCAGGTCGGGCTCTGGACCCACCTGGCTGTGGTGCACGACGCCACCGCACAGACGCTCACCCTGTGGGTGGACGGGGTAGCTGAGGCGACGGTGAGCAACGTGACCGCTGTCAACGACCCGTCCGGCGAGGTCCGCCTGGGCCGCGGGGACACCGCCTGGTGGCAGGGCAACCTGGCCGACGTCCGGGTGTACGACCGGGTGCTCGTCGGCCAGGACTTCACCGGCTGGTTCGCCGACGACCCGGCGTCCGGAGGGTTCAATGAGCCGGGCCTGCTGCGGCCATGGCAGGTCGGGGGATGGAACTTCGAGGCGGCGACCCCGTGCTACGAGGAGAACCTCGACCCGACACTCTGCTCCGCGCCGGACTCCACCGCCTTCGGACGCCAACTCGCCCTCACGCAGGGCAGCTTTATCGACTCCGGACACCGGGACCTGGCCCTCACTCTCGACGACACCCATTGGATTGACGACCCGTCCGACCCGCACTACGGCGAGGCCACCCGGGAGTACGCCCGTACCCAGCACAACGTGGGCGAGGACTGGAATCCGGTCTGGCAGGACGGGCCGGTGCTCCGCACCGACCAGTCGTTCACCGTGGCGACCTGGGTGCGCCTCGACCCGGCACGCGGAGCACAAACGGTCATCTCCCAGGACGACACCGACCACAGCGCCTTCCGGCTTGGATACGAGCCGGACAACGGCGGACAGTGGGTGTTCGGCGTGGCCGCCGGGGCGGATGGCGCCGCCACCACCTACGCGACCACGCCGGCGACCGGCGTCGACCAGTGGCACCACCTCGTCGCGGTCGTCGACGCCACGCACCGGCAGGTGCGGCTCTACGTCGACGGGACTTCGGCCGGGGCAGCCGGACTAAACGCCGCCTGGCAGCCCCGACAGGCACCCGGTGCCCTGCTGGTCGGCCGGTCGACCACCCCGGCCGGACCGGACGGATGGCTGTACGGGCAGGTCGATGACCTCGGCGTATACCAGGGCAAGCTGAGCGACGCCGACGTGCAGCGCCTCTTCACCGAGCAAAAGGTCTGA
- a CDS encoding response regulator, protein MKAQPDPSSPPGSTSPASPRVLIADDQELIRTGFRLILVTRGIDVVGEAADGVEAVAAERRLRPDVVLMDIRMPVMDGLEATRRILGHSSRCRVLMLTTFDLDRYVYAALSLGASGFLLKDVTADHLAAAVRLVDTGDALLAPSITRRLVQRFANAGQLPGDGPKRAIHRDLAALTPRELEVLTLVGRGLSNTELAQALTLSEATVKTHVARIFAKLALRDRAQAVVLAYETGLVTPGDT, encoded by the coding sequence GTGAAGGCGCAGCCCGACCCGTCCAGCCCGCCCGGGTCCACGTCGCCGGCATCGCCCCGCGTGCTCATCGCCGACGACCAAGAGCTGATCCGTACCGGCTTCCGGCTGATCCTCGTCACCCGCGGCATCGACGTGGTCGGCGAGGCCGCCGACGGCGTCGAGGCGGTGGCGGCCGAGCGGCGGCTGCGTCCCGACGTCGTGCTCATGGACATCCGCATGCCGGTGATGGACGGGCTCGAGGCAACGCGACGCATCCTGGGCCACAGCTCACGCTGCCGGGTGCTCATGCTCACCACGTTCGACCTCGACCGGTACGTCTACGCTGCTCTGTCGCTCGGCGCGAGCGGATTCCTTCTCAAGGACGTCACCGCGGACCACCTCGCCGCGGCGGTGCGCCTCGTCGACACCGGGGACGCACTTCTCGCACCCTCGATCACCCGGCGGCTCGTCCAGCGCTTCGCCAACGCGGGCCAACTGCCCGGCGACGGACCGAAGCGCGCCATCCACCGGGATCTCGCCGCACTGACGCCCCGCGAACTGGAAGTGCTGACGCTCGTCGGCCGCGGTCTCTCCAACACTGAACTGGCCCAGGCGCTGACCCTGAGCGAGGCGACGGTGAAGACCCACGTGGCGCGGATCTTCGCCAAGCTCGCCCTCCGCGACCGTGCGCAGGCGGTCGTCCTGGCCTACGAGACCGGCCTCGTCACGCCCGGCGACACCTGA
- a CDS encoding sensor histidine kinase: MWLAGALVAACATAAWLGVTLVRARRRHRRALEERGWLLERERESVARTAVDAERARIARELHDIVSHNVSLMIVQACAAREVLVAMPDEAAAALSAVEGAGRTTMTELRHLLGLLAPAADGDEGTDGADLAPQPSLSRLSPLIDRIAFAGLPVEVRISGEPRPLPSGIDVTAYRIVQEALTNALKHGAGGKAEVTIRYAGHSLRVEVLTTGPSVLTGDRPAPRRGDGAGRGLLGLRQRVAVYGGDLDARRRLGGGFRVRARIPVEHP, translated from the coding sequence GTGTGGCTGGCCGGCGCGCTCGTCGCCGCCTGCGCGACCGCGGCATGGCTCGGTGTCACACTCGTCCGCGCGCGACGCCGGCACCGTCGGGCGCTGGAGGAGCGAGGCTGGCTCCTCGAGCGGGAGCGGGAGAGCGTGGCCCGGACCGCCGTTGACGCCGAACGTGCCCGTATCGCCCGGGAACTGCACGACATCGTCAGCCACAACGTGAGCCTCATGATCGTGCAGGCATGTGCCGCACGCGAGGTACTCGTGGCCATGCCCGACGAGGCCGCGGCAGCGCTGTCGGCAGTGGAAGGCGCCGGACGGACCACGATGACCGAACTGCGGCACCTGCTCGGCCTGCTGGCGCCCGCGGCGGACGGCGACGAGGGCACGGATGGAGCCGATTTGGCGCCGCAGCCCAGCCTCAGCAGGCTCAGTCCGTTGATCGACCGAATTGCGTTCGCCGGTCTGCCGGTGGAGGTGCGTATCTCCGGTGAGCCGCGGCCGCTGCCGTCCGGGATCGACGTTACCGCGTACCGAATCGTGCAGGAGGCGCTGACGAACGCGCTGAAGCACGGCGCTGGAGGAAAGGCGGAGGTGACGATCCGCTATGCCGGGCACTCGCTGCGGGTGGAGGTGCTCACCACGGGTCCCAGCGTGCTGACGGGCGACCGACCTGCACCGCGCCGCGGAGACGGCGCCGGGCGGGGGTTGCTGGGGCTGCGACAGCGCGTTGCGGTCTACGGTGGCGATCTCGACGCCCGCCGGCGGCTCGGCGGCGGGTTCCGGGTCCGCGCCCGCATCCCGGTGGAGCACCCGTGA
- a CDS encoding ABC transporter ATP-binding protein, with translation MTTDTCVVRLDNVCKEYGDTTALDGVSLEIRTGEAVAVMGPSGCGKSTMLNMIAGLDRPTSGSVRVHDEELSRLNETKLALFRRHRIGMIFQFFNLLDDLPAIDNVTLAAQLTGTKAGPARKRAMELLDELGIADRRNAYPAALSGGERQRVAVARALVNRPELLLADEPTGALDSRSGEQVMDLLLDLNQIGQTLLIVTHDERLATRCASRVVELADGRITRERSLERA, from the coding sequence ATGACCACTGACACCTGCGTTGTGCGGCTGGACAACGTCTGCAAAGAGTACGGCGACACGACCGCCCTGGACGGCGTGTCGCTCGAGATCCGTACCGGCGAGGCGGTGGCGGTGATGGGCCCGTCGGGCTGTGGCAAGTCCACCATGCTAAACATGATCGCCGGATTGGACCGGCCGACATCAGGGTCGGTGCGCGTCCACGACGAGGAGCTGAGCCGCCTCAACGAAACGAAGCTGGCGCTGTTCCGGCGGCACCGGATCGGCATGATCTTCCAGTTCTTCAATCTGCTTGACGACCTACCGGCGATAGACAACGTGACTCTCGCCGCCCAGCTGACCGGTACCAAGGCCGGCCCGGCACGCAAGCGGGCCATGGAACTGCTCGACGAGCTCGGCATCGCCGACCGGCGCAACGCATATCCGGCGGCCCTGAGCGGCGGCGAGCGCCAGCGCGTCGCGGTGGCCCGGGCCCTTGTGAACCGTCCGGAGCTGCTGCTGGCCGACGAGCCGACCGGCGCCCTGGACAGCCGCTCCGGCGAGCAGGTGATGGATCTGCTGCTGGACCTCAATCAGATCGGGCAGACCCTGCTCATCGTCACCCACGACGAGCGGCTCGCGACGCGGTGCGCGAGCCGCGTGGTCGAACTGGCCGACGGCCGGATCACCCGTGAACGCAGTCTGGAACGCGCATGA
- a CDS encoding ABC transporter permease has protein sequence MQTFVIGLVVLLSTTTIVVALALLEASSAPFDRAFARQQGPHAIAVYDPAKVTDVQLTGQRTGVAAAAGPFGQVTLDLTEGGGPGPQGPLTVVGRADQDGSVDRLNLWQGRWPTALGEIVLNQPEPGADSRGFPPDSGEVTLGGKRYTVVGRAHSLSQTADAWVSPEQMTALHPTSVQMLYRFTGDVSTKSAVHADLAAVTAGLPAGALIAAQPYLVVKEKAASDIGVYVPFLATFGILGLIVAVVIVGNVVSGAVVSSFRHIGILKALGFTPRQVVAVYLVMVSVPALIGCVLGTVAGTLAAQPLLSDGFAGLGLDVGINVGVWIWVAGLVGVPTLVALAAFVPAVRAHRLSAAEAISAGSSPRTGHGTRIQRRLASVRLSRPVTLGLGLPFARPGRTVFTVVAVLLGVTTVTFATGLADTLTRISTIEDRASGQIGVRPSDGRTRIAPEGQLPPTGPQATTTRTDAQVEQLLRGLPDVARVTPVFRLPVPTIGQTQPLTVNFVRGDYSSMGYQDELTAGRWMTRVHETVVPSGLMRERGLNVGDNLTLELGGRRTVVTVIGETMDGAAGPPGMFVDWRVLTELAPDRAVKPHEVYYQVQLKRGGDVADYVAAVKAADPAIDAWDTSQLSDFAVTVIGFSSVLSLLLSIVAALGVFNTVVLNVRERRRDLGMLKSIGMTPRQVVTMVLTSMAVVGAAGGVLGIPLGIVAHRYIVPTAADAAQVAIPHSVLEVWQAPTLALMALAGVVIAILGALVPARSAARLRIAEVLHNE, from the coding sequence GTGCAGACGTTCGTCATCGGCTTGGTCGTGCTGCTCTCCACCACGACGATCGTCGTGGCGCTGGCGCTGCTCGAGGCCTCCTCGGCGCCCTTCGACCGCGCCTTCGCCAGGCAGCAGGGCCCACACGCGATCGCCGTGTACGACCCGGCCAAGGTCACCGATGTGCAGCTCACCGGCCAGCGGACCGGCGTGGCAGCCGCGGCGGGACCGTTCGGGCAGGTAACGCTCGACCTTACCGAGGGCGGCGGGCCGGGCCCACAGGGTCCGCTGACCGTCGTGGGGCGCGCCGACCAGGACGGCTCGGTGGACCGTCTCAACCTCTGGCAGGGGCGCTGGCCCACGGCACTCGGCGAGATCGTCCTCAACCAGCCCGAACCCGGCGCCGACTCGAGGGGATTTCCGCCAGACAGCGGAGAGGTGACCCTCGGCGGCAAGCGGTACACCGTCGTCGGCCGGGCCCACAGTCTCAGCCAGACCGCCGACGCATGGGTGTCACCGGAACAGATGACCGCGCTGCACCCCACGTCGGTTCAGATGCTCTACAGGTTCACCGGTGACGTGTCTACGAAGTCCGCGGTCCACGCCGACCTGGCGGCCGTCACGGCCGGCCTGCCAGCGGGCGCGCTGATCGCCGCGCAGCCGTACCTCGTCGTCAAGGAGAAGGCCGCCTCGGACATCGGCGTGTACGTGCCGTTCCTCGCCACGTTCGGCATTCTCGGACTGATCGTCGCTGTCGTCATCGTGGGCAACGTGGTCAGCGGCGCAGTCGTCTCCAGCTTCCGGCACATCGGGATCCTCAAGGCGCTCGGATTCACACCGCGCCAGGTTGTCGCCGTCTACCTCGTCATGGTGTCGGTACCCGCCCTCATCGGCTGTGTCCTTGGCACCGTCGCCGGCACCCTCGCCGCACAGCCGCTGCTGAGCGACGGGTTCGCGGGCCTCGGACTCGACGTCGGCATCAACGTCGGCGTCTGGATCTGGGTCGCCGGGCTGGTCGGCGTGCCGACACTCGTCGCCCTGGCGGCGTTCGTGCCCGCCGTCCGGGCACACCGACTGTCAGCCGCCGAGGCGATCAGCGCCGGCAGTTCCCCACGGACCGGGCATGGGACGCGAATCCAGCGCCGGCTCGCCAGTGTCCGGCTGTCGCGTCCGGTCACCCTCGGGCTGGGCCTGCCGTTCGCGCGACCGGGCCGGACCGTCTTCACCGTCGTGGCCGTCCTGCTCGGAGTGACCACCGTGACGTTCGCGACCGGGCTGGCCGACACGCTGACCCGGATCTCCACGATCGAAGACCGGGCCTCGGGACAGATCGGGGTCCGGCCGTCCGACGGCCGGACGCGGATCGCCCCCGAAGGTCAGCTGCCGCCCACAGGGCCGCAGGCCACCACCACTCGGACCGACGCCCAGGTCGAACAGCTGCTGCGCGGACTGCCGGACGTCGCCCGGGTCACCCCCGTCTTCAGACTGCCAGTCCCCACCATCGGGCAGACCCAGCCGCTGACCGTCAACTTCGTCCGCGGTGACTACTCGTCGATGGGCTACCAGGATGAGCTCACCGCCGGACGCTGGATGACACGGGTGCACGAGACAGTCGTGCCGTCGGGACTCATGCGTGAGCGCGGACTGAACGTCGGGGACAACCTCACCCTGGAGCTCGGCGGACGGCGGACGGTGGTGACCGTGATCGGCGAGACGATGGACGGCGCGGCCGGACCGCCCGGCATGTTCGTGGACTGGCGCGTCCTCACGGAACTCGCGCCGGACCGCGCCGTCAAACCGCACGAGGTGTACTACCAGGTCCAGCTCAAGCGTGGCGGCGATGTCGCGGATTACGTCGCCGCGGTCAAGGCGGCCGACCCGGCGATCGACGCATGGGACACCTCCCAGCTCAGCGACTTCGCGGTGACCGTGATCGGCTTCTCGTCGGTGCTCTCGCTGCTGCTGTCCATCGTCGCGGCCCTCGGCGTCTTCAACACGGTCGTGCTCAATGTCAGGGAACGCCGCCGCGACCTCGGCATGCTCAAGTCGATCGGGATGACGCCACGCCAGGTCGTCACGATGGTGCTGACGTCGATGGCCGTCGTCGGCGCGGCTGGCGGTGTGCTCGGCATCCCCCTGGGGATCGTTGCGCACCGGTACATCGTGCCGACCGCCGCCGACGCGGCCCAGGTCGCCATCCCACACTCGGTGCTGGAGGTGTGGCAGGCGCCGACGCTCGCGCTCATGGCCCTCGCCGGCGTCGTGATCGCAATCCTCGGTGCACTGGTCCCGGCCCGCAGCGCGGCCCGGCTCAGGATCGCCGAGGTGCTCCACAACGAGTGA
- a CDS encoding RidA family protein — MTSGSPLEPEIGFSRAVRIGPYVSVAGTAPIADDGATAGPGDVYAQSVRCLDIAEQALREAGATLADVIRTRVMLVDIARWREAARAHGERFSQVRPACTFVEVSRFIDPEWLVEFEVDAVVATNDPRDSVTHAGP; from the coding sequence GTGACTTCAGGATCACCGCTCGAACCGGAGATCGGCTTCTCACGCGCCGTGCGGATAGGGCCGTACGTATCCGTGGCCGGCACCGCGCCGATCGCGGACGACGGTGCCACAGCCGGTCCGGGAGATGTGTACGCGCAATCCGTGCGTTGCCTGGACATCGCCGAGCAGGCGCTGCGCGAGGCCGGCGCAACGCTGGCAGACGTCATCAGAACCAGGGTCATGCTTGTTGACATCGCCCGGTGGCGAGAGGCGGCGCGCGCACATGGCGAACGGTTCTCTCAGGTACGACCGGCGTGCACCTTCGTGGAAGTTTCGCGTTTCATCGATCCAGAGTGGTTGGTGGAGTTCGAGGTGGACGCCGTCGTGGCAACAAACGACCCGAGAGACTCTGTTACTCACGCAGGACCGTGA